One genomic window of Acidobacteriota bacterium includes the following:
- a CDS encoding site-specific integrase, whose amino-acid sequence MPRTRTGSVTTRKIKNSDGTTREVVIARLCFTDADGKYHDYQKRAENKTEARRILDKMRRSIETHGQLQIDAERMTFEQLAQWYEKNYAVPAKFDTNGQKVHGLKSHKDVIQRLHALREYFGKKRIRSITFTDLENFKRKRLQIKTFRGQDRKIATVNRELAVLRRIFRLAFNNRWLLDDPFDRGDKALISTAVEIRREKLINRDEERQLLAACVDTRAHMRPLIIAALDTGCREGELLRLKWADIDFETRTIRVLAQNSKTLRARQVPISTRLIAELEQLHQEAADKQNGLVFGRTSHVKWAWDKVRQAAGLPDLRFHDLRHVAATRLAQGGLHPFQVAAILGHTDPKTTYRYFNLDQVTLQTARSVLDTLHGKPIGLGTERKDE is encoded by the coding sequence ATGCCACGCACTCGCACCGGTTCAGTTACAACCCGCAAAATCAAAAACTCAGATGGAACGACACGAGAAGTTGTCATCGCTAGACTCTGTTTCACCGATGCGGACGGCAAATACCACGACTACCAAAAACGAGCGGAAAATAAAACGGAAGCCCGACGCATACTGGACAAAATGCGTCGAAGCATCGAAACACATGGGCAACTGCAAATTGATGCTGAACGGATGACCTTTGAACAGTTAGCCCAGTGGTATGAAAAGAATTATGCTGTTCCTGCCAAATTTGATACCAATGGCCAAAAAGTCCACGGATTGAAGTCTCACAAAGATGTCATACAAAGGCTGCACGCTTTACGTGAATACTTTGGTAAAAAGCGTATCCGTTCGATTACTTTCACCGACCTAGAAAACTTCAAACGAAAAAGACTTCAGATCAAAACCTTTCGCGGGCAAGACCGCAAAATCGCAACCGTCAACCGCGAACTAGCAGTGCTCAGACGGATATTCCGCCTGGCTTTTAACAACCGTTGGCTTTTAGATGACCCGTTTGATAGGGGAGATAAAGCCTTGATCAGCACAGCGGTTGAAATTCGTCGTGAAAAGCTCATCAACCGCGATGAAGAACGCCAGTTGCTGGCAGCTTGTGTTGATACACGAGCACATATGCGACCACTAATCATTGCAGCCCTTGATACCGGATGCCGGGAAGGTGAGTTATTGCGGCTGAAATGGGCTGATATTGATTTTGAAACTCGCACAATTCGTGTCTTGGCTCAAAATTCGAAAACCCTTCGCGCACGTCAAGTCCCTATTTCAACCCGATTGATAGCTGAACTTGAACAACTGCACCAAGAAGCCGCTGACAAGCAAAATGGGTTGGTTTTTGGTCGGACCAGTCATGTCAAATGGGCTTGGGATAAAGTGCGTCAAGCCGCTGGATTGCCTGATCTTCGGTTCCACGATCTTCGTCATGTTGCCGCTACCAGGCTGGCACAAGGTGGACTTCACCCTTTCCAGGTAGCAGCAATCCTTGGGCACACTGACCCAAAAACGACTTACCGCTATTTCAATCTTGACCAGGTAACACTTCAAACAGCAAGAAGCGTGCTTGATACACTTCATGGCAAACCAATAGGACTCGGCACAGAAAGGAAGGACGAATAA
- a CDS encoding helix-turn-helix domain-containing protein, translating to MKAKKDSLIPQSSALLQADIDRLFGQRLTITEDELCQALGISRVYSWMLRRKGKLKFSRQGKNVKFTKAHVLDYLNVCESDAQREVA from the coding sequence ATGAAAGCCAAAAAAGACAGCCTTATTCCCCAATCGTCTGCGTTGCTACAAGCCGATATTGACAGGCTTTTTGGACAGAGATTGACCATCACTGAAGATGAATTGTGCCAGGCATTAGGAATTTCCCGTGTCTATAGCTGGATGCTCAGGCGCAAAGGAAAGCTGAAGTTCAGCCGCCAGGGTAAAAATGTAAAATTTACTAAGGCTCATGTACTTGATTATTTGAACGTGTGTGAATCTGACGCGCAAAGAGAGGTGGCGTGA
- a CDS encoding AAA family ATPase, translated as MQAKQKPSSGPDGFQNKMESKDTRNIAQGAQAAKVLDFEEQAADIKERLLRLERIHRDKEFLTSKLLMKLDAALKDYRKLEAQEFVKKHQKTVFVLEQVAGKDRLEGYEVELARDMAKDFSKTTGSARPNSKPATEKTKPVQENAGPPEMTGVFRTLDDLFSADLRKPEEILFRVRRGSPHLLVASTNVGKTSYMLNVCLKLAAGEVFPPLVVNRVPRRVLYLDFESEADVVQSDLQRMLEAGISDQATARKNFAYLTETTLDSKSLSLSDPLHWDYVALLGKELQVDLLIIDTLGAAFHIRDENSNAEVEQKVVRPSRQLARTLNCALIWIHHIGKANDTLTGEAAYRGRGASAYGAGARAVFTLTKEETKGPGYVTLSCDKAKGESFDPTLLRLDFDTRWFEQCAEIPLSGQSSITAQEIADFVERNEPLREKEIIEAFREVASEATIKRRIQEALRLGLILKKSRGIYEKAQRLTLYRDEPLSLSAEHHRIPGLPDDLEASGIDGQPDDDDLDVM; from the coding sequence ATGCAAGCAAAGCAAAAGCCATCCTCGGGACCGGATGGCTTCCAAAATAAAATGGAATCAAAAGACACGAGAAACATAGCACAAGGCGCACAGGCCGCCAAGGTGCTTGATTTCGAGGAACAAGCAGCGGATATCAAAGAAAGGTTACTACGACTTGAACGCATCCACCGAGATAAAGAGTTTCTCACCTCAAAGCTTCTAATGAAGCTGGATGCGGCTCTAAAAGATTACCGAAAACTTGAAGCTCAAGAATTTGTTAAGAAACATCAGAAAACTGTTTTCGTGCTTGAGCAGGTTGCTGGTAAGGACCGCCTTGAAGGGTATGAAGTAGAATTGGCTCGCGATATGGCCAAGGATTTCTCAAAAACCACGGGCAGCGCAAGACCGAACTCAAAACCTGCAACTGAAAAAACTAAGCCAGTTCAAGAAAATGCCGGTCCTCCTGAAATGACTGGGGTCTTCAGAACACTTGATGATTTATTCAGTGCAGATCTTCGCAAGCCTGAAGAAATCCTTTTTCGTGTTCGTCGAGGTAGCCCACATTTGCTGGTTGCGTCAACCAACGTGGGGAAAACCAGTTACATGCTGAATGTGTGTCTCAAGCTGGCAGCCGGTGAGGTATTCCCTCCTCTTGTGGTCAATCGGGTGCCCCGTCGTGTGCTTTACCTGGATTTTGAGTCCGAAGCCGATGTAGTTCAAAGTGATTTACAGCGAATGCTTGAAGCAGGAATTTCAGATCAAGCAACTGCTCGGAAAAACTTTGCTTACTTGACGGAAACAACTCTGGACAGTAAATCCCTTAGTCTGAGTGACCCGCTTCATTGGGATTATGTCGCATTGCTTGGAAAAGAACTCCAAGTTGATTTGCTCATCATTGACACGCTCGGAGCGGCTTTCCACATTCGCGATGAAAACAGCAATGCCGAGGTAGAACAGAAAGTGGTTCGCCCTTCGCGTCAACTGGCTCGGACGTTGAATTGTGCCCTGATTTGGATTCACCACATCGGAAAAGCCAATGACACTCTCACTGGTGAAGCTGCGTACCGAGGACGTGGGGCAAGCGCCTATGGTGCAGGTGCCAGAGCGGTTTTCACTTTGACCAAAGAGGAAACCAAAGGCCCTGGATACGTCACCTTGAGTTGCGACAAGGCCAAAGGTGAATCATTTGATCCTACCCTTCTCCGGCTGGATTTTGACACTCGCTGGTTTGAACAATGTGCTGAAATTCCGCTGTCTGGTCAAAGCTCAATCACAGCACAAGAAATTGCCGACTTTGTGGAGCGCAACGAACCCCTGAGAGAAAAAGAAATTATCGAGGCATTTAGAGAAGTAGCTTCCGAAGCCACAATCAAGAGACGTATTCAGGAAGCATTGCGACTTGGCTTGATTTTGAAGAAATCTCGGGGGATTTATGAAAAGGCTCAAAGGCTCACTCTATATAGAGATGAGCCTTTGAGCCTTTCTGCTGAACACCACCGAATTCCTGGTTTACCTGACGATTTGGAAGCGAGTGGAATAGACGGGCAACCTGATGACGATGACCTGGATGTGATGTGA
- a CDS encoding tyrosine-type recombinase/integrase, producing MTNLVLSRPTDEASTPKDALIKLVTDTLSSEHTCRAYTRALSDFLDWYQTQGAPPLQKSVVAAYVAELREAKLSPANINQRLSAIKKLVTEAADNHLLNFQNAEAIHRVKGVRSEGRKTGNWLTRDDAQALLSTPSKTSTTESKGLRDRAILAITLGGGLRRSELVNLRVEMIRQLDGRWVIADLTGKRGRTRTVPIPAWTKVAVDAWTEHAGITDGVLFRSIDRHGNIGASMTSQAIHFIVTSYANEQNLSSKLTPHDLRRTFAKLAHKGGSPIDQIQLTLGHESIKTTEIYLGVQQNLTHAPCDVLGLTLEKEDVHH from the coding sequence ATGACAAACCTGGTTTTGAGCCGCCCTACCGACGAAGCGTCCACCCCCAAAGATGCCTTGATTAAGCTCGTCACAGATACCCTGTCGTCTGAGCACACTTGCCGTGCCTATACCCGTGCGCTTTCTGACTTCCTGGACTGGTATCAAACCCAAGGCGCGCCGCCGTTGCAAAAGTCGGTGGTCGCCGCTTACGTGGCTGAACTGAGGGAAGCCAAGCTTTCCCCCGCCAATATCAACCAACGTTTGTCCGCTATCAAAAAGCTCGTGACCGAGGCCGCTGACAACCATCTGCTTAATTTTCAGAATGCGGAAGCCATTCACCGGGTAAAAGGCGTTCGGAGCGAAGGCCGCAAAACCGGCAACTGGTTGACCAGAGATGATGCACAGGCTTTGTTGAGCACCCCGTCCAAAACATCCACAACGGAAAGCAAGGGACTCCGTGACCGGGCAATTTTGGCAATTACGTTGGGTGGGGGCTTGCGCCGTTCGGAACTGGTCAACTTGAGAGTGGAGATGATTCGCCAGCTTGACGGGCGTTGGGTAATTGCTGACTTGACTGGGAAACGTGGTCGGACCCGCACCGTGCCAATTCCGGCCTGGACCAAAGTGGCTGTGGATGCCTGGACGGAGCATGCTGGCATTACGGACGGCGTGTTGTTTCGCTCGATTGATCGTCACGGCAACATTGGGGCTTCGATGACATCGCAGGCTATCCATTTCATTGTCACCAGCTACGCCAACGAGCAAAACCTTTCGTCCAAACTGACACCCCATGATCTTCGCCGCACCTTTGCCAAACTCGCTCACAAAGGCGGAAGCCCCATTGATCAGATTCAACTGACCTTGGGACACGAGAGCATCAAGACCACAGAAATCTACCTTGGCGTTCAACAGAACCTGACGCACGCCCCGTGTGATGTGCTTGGACTGACGTTGGAAAAAGAGGATGTCCATCATTGA
- a CDS encoding terminase: protein MIASDLAMALDPLLFARCSGFHPDIWQADLLCSPSPQNILLCSRQAGKSTVTSFLALHQALFYPRSLILLLAPAERQSKELFNDKLKRQYQRLSENVPVVKARQESALEMAFNNGSRICALPGKEATIRGFSSVNLLVVDEASRVPDDLYRAVRPMLAVSQGRLVLLSTPYGKRGFFHEEWSNGGPNWKRVKVTAEQCPRISKEFLESERKALGDRDFRQEYLCSFEETLDSVFSYEAIQAVLDTSVKPLWSES, encoded by the coding sequence ATGATTGCGAGTGATTTAGCGATGGCGCTTGACCCGTTGTTGTTCGCCCGGTGCTCTGGATTCCATCCGGATATCTGGCAAGCCGATTTGTTGTGCTCGCCTTCACCCCAAAACATCTTGCTGTGTAGCAGGCAAGCCGGAAAGAGCACCGTCACGTCATTTTTGGCATTGCACCAGGCGCTGTTCTATCCCCGTTCGCTCATCCTGCTTTTGGCTCCGGCTGAACGCCAATCCAAAGAACTGTTCAATGACAAGCTGAAACGACAGTACCAGCGACTCAGCGAGAATGTCCCGGTGGTGAAGGCCCGTCAGGAATCGGCGCTGGAAATGGCCTTCAACAACGGAAGCCGGATATGTGCGCTTCCGGGCAAAGAAGCCACAATCAGAGGGTTTTCGAGTGTCAACTTGCTGGTTGTGGATGAAGCGTCCCGCGTGCCGGATGACCTCTACCGTGCCGTTCGCCCAATGTTGGCAGTCAGTCAAGGACGGCTGGTGTTGCTGTCCACCCCCTATGGCAAACGCGGGTTTTTCCATGAGGAATGGTCCAACGGCGGACCGAACTGGAAACGAGTCAAGGTCACGGCGGAACAATGCCCGCGCATCAGCAAGGAGTTTCTGGAATCCGAACGCAAAGCTTTAGGTGACCGTGACTTCCGGCAAGAGTACCTGTGCTCCTTCGAAGAAACCCTGGATTCCGTCTTTTCCTACGAAGCCATTCAGGCGGTGCTGGATACCAGCGTCAAGCCTTTGTGGAGTGAATCATGA
- a CDS encoding YIP1 family protein, with protein MTDTPQVPSYGVPGDPGPKNATAPAVEPPKMTTWQRLANIFLSPGEVFEDINRKPDVILPLILTTVLSLGFYMVVNWQLKLDPYEVAKAGVEKQLEAQGKRMRDLSENERQAYEQGIQVSVTIQKYAFILVLVLVPLAITFFSGVYYIGSLLIRGQTSFVKVLSVISYASFVTDFVKGLLTVLIVAIRPPDMDAILQQNLVASNLTILASRGTPQWLFTLFQQFDFFTIWFISLVTIGLAAICYKKKPLQIAWLPFGLWAIWIVVRVALAFIFTGGK; from the coding sequence ATGACAGATACTCCGCAAGTCCCTTCCTATGGTGTGCCTGGCGACCCAGGCCCAAAAAATGCCACCGCCCCAGCCGTCGAACCACCCAAAATGACGACCTGGCAACGGTTGGCGAATATTTTTCTTTCACCGGGTGAAGTCTTTGAGGACATCAACCGCAAACCTGATGTTATCCTGCCGCTGATTTTGACCACAGTGCTCTCGCTTGGCTTTTATATGGTTGTCAACTGGCAACTCAAGCTGGATCCCTATGAAGTGGCCAAAGCTGGCGTTGAAAAACAGCTTGAAGCGCAAGGCAAACGAATGCGTGACTTGAGCGAGAATGAACGCCAGGCGTATGAACAAGGGATTCAGGTCAGCGTCACAATCCAGAAATATGCGTTTATTCTGGTTCTGGTCCTTGTCCCGCTGGCCATTACTTTCTTTTCCGGAGTTTATTACATTGGTTCTTTGCTGATACGCGGGCAGACTTCGTTTGTAAAGGTTCTGTCTGTAATTTCCTACGCGAGCTTTGTAACCGACTTTGTGAAAGGGCTATTGACCGTTTTGATTGTAGCCATTCGTCCGCCGGACATGGATGCAATTTTGCAGCAGAACCTTGTTGCCAGCAATCTGACCATTCTGGCATCACGAGGCACCCCCCAGTGGCTGTTTACCCTGTTTCAGCAGTTCGACTTTTTCACGATTTGGTTTATTTCATTGGTTACGATTGGGTTAGCGGCAATTTGTTACAAGAAAAAGCCGCTCCAGATTGCCTGGTTGCCATTTGGATTATGGGCGATTTGGATTGTGGTGCGTGTTGCATTGGCGTTCATCTTCACCGGCGGGAAATAA
- the tldD gene encoding metalloprotease TldD: MRKDAIEFFTSRYHITHDDLNKLLAEALGKGGDYADLYFEYRQSNSVSLEEQIVKTANQSISQGVGVRVNVGEKTGYAYTDEISVESIRRAAQTAACIAKETATSASVNVSVRPNAHDLYAIPLAISELPVEHKIEMIKQIDQKARAYDRRIREVQIGFADEYKVVMIATSDGILAGDIQPLARVGVNCIADADGNRQSGRAGGGGRYGMAHFESELNPDVLATEAARQAILQLDAVDAPAGTMEVVLGPGWPGILLHEAIGHGLEADFNRKETSAFSNMIGKRVASDLCTVIDDGTIPGRRGSLNIDDEGMPTSHTVLIEKGVLRGYINDALNARLMGAERTGNGRRESYHHIPMPRMTNTYMLGGADHPEDIIRSVKKGLYAVQFGGGQVDITSGKFVFSASEAYLIEDGKVTAPVKGATLIGNGPDVLTKVTAVGNDMSLDTGVGTCGKDGQSVPVGVGLPTIKISEITVGGTRS; the protein is encoded by the coding sequence ATGCGGAAAGATGCCATTGAATTCTTTACCTCCCGATACCACATTACCCACGATGATTTGAACAAGCTCCTGGCTGAAGCGCTCGGCAAGGGCGGAGACTACGCGGACCTGTATTTTGAATACCGTCAAAGCAACAGCGTGTCGCTCGAAGAGCAAATTGTCAAAACCGCCAATCAGTCCATTTCGCAAGGCGTTGGCGTGCGAGTTAACGTCGGTGAAAAAACCGGCTATGCCTACACCGATGAAATCAGCGTCGAGAGCATCCGGCGAGCGGCCCAAACGGCGGCCTGTATTGCCAAAGAAACGGCGACCAGTGCCAGCGTCAACGTGTCGGTGCGTCCCAATGCCCACGATTTGTATGCGATTCCGCTGGCCATCAGTGAACTTCCAGTCGAACACAAGATCGAAATGATCAAGCAGATTGACCAGAAGGCCCGCGCCTATGACCGGCGCATCCGCGAAGTCCAGATTGGGTTTGCCGATGAATACAAAGTGGTGATGATTGCCACCAGCGATGGAATCCTGGCCGGAGACATCCAGCCGCTGGCTCGTGTCGGGGTCAACTGCATTGCCGATGCCGACGGCAACCGGCAGTCAGGTCGGGCTGGAGGCGGAGGACGCTATGGAATGGCACACTTCGAGTCTGAATTGAATCCAGATGTGCTGGCAACGGAAGCGGCGCGTCAGGCGATTTTGCAGCTTGATGCGGTGGACGCTCCGGCAGGGACGATGGAAGTGGTGCTGGGACCGGGCTGGCCGGGGATTTTGCTCCACGAAGCCATCGGACACGGTCTCGAAGCCGATTTTAACCGCAAGGAAACCTCAGCCTTTTCAAACATGATCGGCAAACGGGTCGCTTCGGATCTTTGTACAGTGATTGATGATGGGACAATTCCTGGGCGACGTGGTTCACTCAACATTGATGACGAAGGAATGCCGACGTCGCACACGGTGTTGATTGAAAAGGGGGTTTTGCGGGGCTATATCAACGATGCCCTGAACGCCCGGTTGATGGGGGCCGAACGAACCGGAAATGGACGGCGCGAGAGTTACCACCATATTCCCATGCCTCGGATGACAAACACCTACATGCTCGGCGGTGCGGACCATCCGGAAGACATCATTCGGAGCGTGAAAAAAGGGCTGTATGCCGTGCAATTCGGCGGCGGTCAGGTAGACATCACGAGCGGCAAGTTTGTGTTTTCGGCCAGCGAAGCCTACCTGATTGAAGACGGCAAAGTGACGGCCCCAGTCAAGGGCGCCACCCTGATTGGCAATGGACCGGACGTCCTGACCAAAGTTACCGCCGTTGGCAACGATATGTCACTTGACACCGGCGTCGGCACTTGCGGCAAGGACGGCCAGAGCGTCCCAGTCGGAGTTGGCCTCCCAACCATCAAAATCTCGGAAATTACCGTTGGCGGCACCCGGAGCTGA
- a CDS encoding DUF4034 domain-containing protein, whose product MKSQGRLAVLIALCVVLFVVVVGVVVQQVLPEIIQQAYESQKPAKAKKAQKRKPRPPSDIVPTPAIQQQHKEFSDFQKQVTDLFKQNKFAELDQLAGELRKSKARFTAGGSWKIFRLYYVLDSPLDIPDGEEPTETDWQTYLKKVEGWAQQSPNSITAQVLHADALTGYAWFGRGIETAPHVSDAQWKMFHERLDLAEQVLLKAKALPVKCPMWYYTMQTVALGQGWEIARYDQLFNEATAFEPKFFGYYTAKAYYLLPRWYGEEGDWEAFAEETRLKIGGKEGASLYYRIAMSQLDYYKPEDYFNETNISWLLMRDGYLATEELYGRNIDALHTTAKFAFWAQDRESLKVLLEKIGNDVEPECWPSMKAFQEFKDWGMGKTEKMPVVK is encoded by the coding sequence ATGAAATCCCAAGGCCGTCTCGCGGTATTGATCGCCCTGTGCGTGGTCCTCTTTGTTGTTGTCGTCGGAGTGGTGGTGCAACAGGTCCTTCCAGAAATCATCCAGCAGGCATACGAGTCCCAGAAACCAGCCAAAGCCAAAAAAGCTCAGAAGCGGAAACCAAGACCGCCGTCTGACATCGTTCCAACTCCTGCCATCCAACAACAACACAAAGAATTTTCGGACTTTCAAAAACAGGTGACTGACCTGTTCAAGCAAAACAAATTTGCCGAACTTGACCAGCTTGCTGGCGAGTTGCGCAAATCCAAAGCCAGGTTCACGGCTGGTGGTAGCTGGAAAATCTTTCGGCTGTATTATGTACTTGATTCCCCACTGGATATTCCTGATGGTGAGGAACCAACCGAAACGGACTGGCAAACATACCTCAAAAAGGTAGAAGGATGGGCGCAACAATCTCCAAACTCGATCACGGCACAGGTGCTCCATGCCGATGCACTGACTGGATATGCCTGGTTTGGCCGTGGGATTGAAACAGCCCCTCACGTCAGCGATGCCCAGTGGAAAATGTTCCATGAACGGCTCGACCTTGCCGAACAAGTGCTGCTGAAAGCCAAAGCACTCCCAGTGAAATGCCCAATGTGGTACTACACCATGCAAACGGTTGCGCTTGGACAGGGGTGGGAAATAGCACGATACGATCAACTTTTTAACGAAGCAACCGCCTTTGAACCAAAGTTTTTTGGCTACTATACCGCTAAAGCCTATTACCTGCTCCCGCGCTGGTATGGAGAGGAAGGCGATTGGGAAGCCTTTGCTGAAGAAACCCGTCTCAAAATCGGTGGCAAAGAGGGTGCATCACTTTATTACCGCATTGCCATGTCGCAGCTTGATTATTACAAACCAGAGGATTACTTCAATGAAACCAACATTTCCTGGTTGTTGATGCGTGATGGGTATCTGGCAACGGAGGAACTCTATGGTCGCAATATTGATGCGTTGCACACCACCGCGAAATTTGCCTTTTGGGCACAGGACCGTGAATCCCTCAAAGTTCTGCTCGAAAAAATCGGAAACGATGTCGAACCCGAATGCTGGCCAAGCATGAAGGCATTTCAGGAGTTCAAAGACTGGGGAATGGGCAAAACCGAGAAGATGCCGGTTGTGAAATAA
- a CDS encoding HEAT repeat domain-containing protein: MQHNTTRSYFALIGTGVFFLAGGWLLGTWMHGVEARSLAPKAVFAQDARFDTWLRDLKAPERETRRRAVEELGRSGDERAVAPLVEVLRKDADFLVRSAAAESLGTLRSKAAVQPLLEAMSSQQSEVRGAAALALGRLGDQQAVVHLQAALRDTDAFVRSSALKSLGRLGAASSVSAIAAALQDAEPEVRTSAAEALGFIGNASVVEPLLKAMTDPSPYVRSRAALAIGKIGDARAIEPLIEALKDSDRIVRSTAAEALAGFKDRRAVRPLVELLYDRDVFVRTNAAFALGKIGDEAAVENLTELLRDEDVRVRNRALDAIGSIAAPRSLDVVLEMLKDNDKVVRGTAIQALGNYSDSRSTDALLQSLSESDAGLRRRAIDGLGKVGDARALPALQTALSDQNAAVRAGAVLAFGKIGREQAIPNLLTALQETDAQVRNAAAFALGQIRTPEALKGVLTLVGKNDAGQLAQGRATFDAFFKAYGESAKDVELHTKAADPILRRGALVALDTLLNAPEATSALQAALKDSAKDIRLLAVDGLLRRKVHASGDTLLALLTSEKEADVRSQVAIALGELANRGNPRLPETLRRAHRTDASPDVREKAGMALDQLGIARLDVPGVGKEPKVAAVTTPTTTPGDPTLTASRPQPPKPQPPKVEPQPVPDPKTEPAEPKADIASSTTPTTTPVTKSSKTGTATLPPVVASSKQPGKPTPSATKPAPSGTGKETTPKIGSKPATKPADEPLIARTEPSKPAPTRPATKSTAASPGAKPATKPLPPPPAASTAATRAAVIAANEAAILDVMRMLLEAEETYQAGAGEGEYGGVLDLVAENLIHEEFASGEVSGYRFSLYVSQASDHAKASFFVLATPVGFEETGRRSFFMDASGMTRTRDTRTGVRLEEIFSAWPQTALR, translated from the coding sequence ATGCAGCACAACACGACTCGCTCTTATTTTGCCTTGATTGGAACTGGTGTTTTTTTTCTTGCCGGCGGCTGGCTCCTCGGCACCTGGATGCATGGTGTTGAAGCTCGCAGCCTCGCTCCAAAAGCTGTCTTTGCTCAGGATGCCCGCTTTGATACCTGGCTTCGCGACCTGAAAGCGCCGGAACGTGAAACCCGTCGCCGCGCGGTTGAAGAACTCGGGCGCTCTGGTGACGAACGGGCCGTGGCGCCACTGGTTGAGGTGCTTCGCAAAGACGCTGATTTTCTGGTTCGGTCGGCTGCGGCTGAAAGCCTCGGGACGCTCCGCAGTAAAGCTGCTGTTCAGCCGCTCCTGGAGGCCATGTCGAGCCAGCAGAGCGAAGTTCGCGGGGCGGCGGCGCTGGCACTTGGCCGACTTGGCGATCAACAGGCGGTGGTGCATTTGCAGGCGGCGCTCCGGGATACAGACGCCTTTGTGCGTTCCAGTGCCCTCAAATCATTGGGCCGACTTGGGGCCGCCAGTAGCGTGAGCGCCATTGCGGCTGCACTCCAGGATGCCGAACCCGAAGTCCGAACCAGTGCCGCCGAAGCGCTTGGGTTTATTGGGAATGCCTCGGTGGTGGAACCGTTGCTCAAAGCTATGACGGATCCAAGCCCGTATGTCCGCAGCCGGGCCGCGCTGGCAATTGGAAAAATCGGCGATGCCCGCGCAATTGAACCGCTCATCGAAGCCTTGAAAGACAGTGATCGGATTGTCCGCTCAACCGCCGCCGAAGCTCTGGCTGGTTTCAAAGACCGCCGGGCGGTGCGTCCACTGGTTGAATTGCTCTATGACCGCGATGTGTTTGTGCGAACCAACGCCGCGTTTGCCCTTGGGAAAATTGGCGATGAAGCCGCCGTCGAAAACCTGACGGAACTGCTCCGTGATGAAGATGTCCGGGTGCGCAATCGGGCCCTTGACGCCATTGGGAGCATTGCCGCACCGCGCAGCCTGGATGTCGTCCTCGAAATGCTCAAAGACAATGACAAAGTGGTGCGGGGAACGGCAATTCAGGCGCTGGGGAACTATTCAGATTCCCGTTCGACCGATGCGCTGCTGCAATCACTTTCTGAAAGCGATGCCGGGTTGCGCCGCCGGGCAATTGATGGACTTGGGAAAGTCGGTGATGCCAGAGCCTTACCGGCGCTCCAAACGGCGTTGAGTGACCAGAATGCCGCTGTGCGAGCCGGTGCGGTGCTTGCCTTTGGGAAAATCGGTCGTGAACAAGCCATTCCAAACCTGCTCACTGCATTACAGGAAACCGATGCCCAGGTCCGAAACGCAGCGGCCTTTGCCTTGGGGCAGATTCGAACCCCCGAAGCGCTCAAAGGTGTGTTGACCCTGGTTGGAAAAAACGATGCCGGACAGCTTGCCCAAGGACGTGCGACATTCGATGCTTTCTTTAAAGCCTATGGGGAAAGCGCCAAGGATGTTGAATTGCACACCAAAGCGGCTGACCCGATTTTGCGACGCGGGGCGCTGGTCGCGCTTGATACCTTGTTGAATGCTCCTGAAGCAACCAGTGCGCTCCAGGCAGCTTTAAAAGATTCGGCCAAAGACATTCGCCTGCTGGCGGTTGATGGGCTCCTGCGGCGCAAAGTTCACGCGAGCGGAGACACGTTGCTCGCACTCCTGACCAGTGAGAAAGAAGCCGATGTTCGCAGTCAGGTGGCGATTGCCCTGGGTGAACTGGCCAATCGAGGCAATCCACGATTGCCGGAGACCCTTCGGCGGGCGCATCGAACGGATGCCAGCCCCGATGTGCGTGAAAAAGCTGGAATGGCACTGGACCAGCTCGGGATTGCCCGTCTGGATGTGCCAGGCGTTGGAAAAGAACCGAAGGTCGCGGCTGTGACGACTCCAACCACGACTCCGGGTGACCCAACGCTAACAGCTTCCAGACCACAGCCACCTAAACCGCAGCCACCGAAAGTTGAACCGCAGCCAGTTCCTGATCCAAAAACTGAACCAGCCGAACCAAAGGCGGATATTGCGAGTTCAACCACGCCGACCACAACCCCGGTGACCAAATCATCCAAAACCGGCACCGCCACCTTGCCGCCAGTCGTGGCAAGTTCAAAACAACCAGGGAAGCCCACGCCGTCAGCAACCAAACCCGCTCCGTCTGGAACTGGAAAAGAAACCACGCCGAAAATCGGATCAAAACCGGCTACGAAACCTGCCGATGAGCCGTTGATTGCGCGCACTGAGCCGTCAAAACCAGCCCCGACTCGTCCAGCGACCAAATCAACGGCGGCTTCACCTGGAGCCAAACCGGCAACCAAACCACTTCCGCCGCCGCCGGCTGCTTCAACGGCAGCCACCCGCGCGGCGGTGATTGCCGCCAACGAAGCCGCAATTCTGGATGTTATGCGAATGTTGCTTGAAGCCGAAGAAACCTATCAGGCCGGGGCTGGTGAAGGTGAATATGGCGGCGTGCTGGATCTGGTGGCCGAAAATCTGATTCACGAAGAGTTTGCTTCGGGCGAAGTCAGCGGCTATCGGTTTTCGCTCTACGTGAGTCAGGCCAGTGACCACGCCAAAGCAAGTTTCTTTGTGCTGGCAACGCCGGTTGGATTTGAAGAAACCGGACGCCGGTCATTTTTCATGGATGCCTCCGGGATGACCCGCACCCGTGACACCCGCACCGGCGTCCGGCTGGAAGAAATTTTCAGTGCCTGGCCGCAGACGGCCTTGAGGTAG